Proteins from a genomic interval of Trichoderma breve strain T069 chromosome 2, whole genome shotgun sequence:
- a CDS encoding HMGL-like domain-containing protein yields MVMLKEPWKKYKAFKPLRLPNRQWPDKVIEKAPRWLSSCLRDGNQSLPDPMNGEEKWRYFQMLCALGYKEIEVSFPSASQIDFDFTRRLIETPGAVPDDVFLQVLSPCRPDLIRRTVESVRGAKNAIIHIYLATSECFRQVVFGYTEEQTLELAVECTKLVRSLTKDNPEASGTNWQFEFSPECFSDTDPDYALRVCRAVKAAWGPNAAAGDQIIFNLPATVELATPNIYADLIEYFSTNIGDRESVCVSLHPHNDRGCSIAAAELGQMAGADRVEGCLFGNGERTGNVDLVTLALNLYTQGVSPQIDFSDLNSVIEVVESCTKIPVHQRAPYGGSLVCAAFSGSHQDAIKKGFQNRQNLGLSNEDPWMGMPYLPLDPQDIGRNYEAIIRVNSQSGKGGSAFILRAKLELDLPRGLQVAFSKIVQRRAEELGRELLANEITNLFETTYLVQENHRLSLIDYSISPDRSQSPMPNASGKTQDTKSMIRIFDGVILLDGQEIKLRGRGNGPISSMAAALKQVGIDLDVHDYKEHAIGEGRGVKAASYIECKPTGMKQTVWGVGIHEDVVQSSLLAMLSAASNFLTSRPTSPFLKPVATPASQETPSVISILEEKAANGI; encoded by the exons ATGGTCAT GCTCAAGGAACCGTGGAAGAAGTACAAGGCGTTCAAG CCGCTGCGTCTGCCCAACCGACAATGGCCTGACAAGGTCATCGAAAAGGCTCCTCGCTGGCTGTC CTCGTGCCTCCGCGATGGCAACCAGAGTCTGCCCGATCCAATG AACGGCGAGGAGAAGTGGCGCTACTTCCAGATGCTGTGTGCCCTTGGCTACAAGGAAATCGAGGTCTCTTTCCCCTCTGCGTCCCAGATCGACTTCGACTTCACTCGCCGCTTGATCGAAACCCCCGGCGCCGTGCCAGACGACGTATTCCTGCAGGTTCTCTCGCCCTGCCGACCCGACCTCATTCGAAGAACTGTAGAGTCAGTTCGCGGAGCGAAAAACGCCATCATCCACATCTACCTCGCTACCAGCGAGTGCTTCCGACAGGTCGTCTTCGGCTACACTGAAGAGCAGACCCTGGAGCTCGCCGTCGAATGCACCAAGCTCGTCAGGTCTCTGACCAAGGACAATCCCGAGGCTTCTGGGACGAATTGGCAGTTCGAGTTCTCGCCCGAGTGCTTCTCCGACACCGATCCCGACTATGCTCTGAGGGTGTGTCGCGCAGTGAAAGCTGCGTGGGGCCCTAatgcagcagctggagaccaaatcatcttcaacttgcCCGCCACAGTCGAGCTTGCAACCCCCAATATTTATGCAGACTTGATAGAGTATTTCAGCACCAACATTGGAGACAGAGAGAGTGTGTGCGTGTCTCTG CACCCTCACAACGATCGCGGATGCA GtattgcagcagcagaactAGGCCAGATGGCAGGGGCTGATCGTGTCGAGGGCTGCTTGTTTGG CAACGGAGAGAGAACGGGCAACGTCGATCTCGTCACCTTGGCTCTAAATCTATACACACAGGGCGTGAGCCCGCAAATTGACTTCTCTGATTTGAACTCAGTCATCGAGGTAGTCGAATCCTGCACCAAGATTCCCGTCCACCAGCGTGCTCCTTACGGCGGCAGTCTGGTATGCGCAGCCTTCTCAGGCAGCCAtcaagatgccatcaagaaggGATTCCAGAACCGCCAGAATCTGGGCCTATCCAACGAAGACCCATGGATGGGGATGCCCTACCTGCCATTGGATCCCCAGGATATCGGACGCAACTACGAGGCCATCATTCGCGTCAACTCACAATCTGGAAAGGGAGGAAGTGCCTTTATTCTGCGTGCGAAGCTGGAGCTCGACCTCCCTCGTGGTCTCCAGGTTGCCTTTTCCAAAATTGTCCAGCGACGCGCCGAGGAACTTGGACGCGAGCTTCTGGCTAACGAGATCACCAATCTCTTTGAGACAACTTACTTGGTCCAGGAGAACCACCGCCTTAGCCTTATTGACTATAGCATCAGCCCCGACCGATCGCAGTCTCCCATGCCTAATGCATCTGGCAAGACCCAGGATACGAAGAGCATGATTCGTATTTTCGACGGTGTTATCCTCCTGGATGGTCAAGAGATCAAGCTGCGTGGCCGGGGCAATGGACCGATCTCTAGTATGGCGGCCGCCCTCAAACAAGTCGGCATTGATCTCGACGTTCACGACTATAAGGAACACGCTATCGGTGAGGGCCGAGGTGTCAAGGCTGCCTCATATATCGAGTGCAAGCCTACGGGCATGAAGCAGACAGTCTGGGGTGTCGGTATCCATGAAGATGTGGTACAAAgctccctcctcgccatgCTGAGCGCGGCGAGCAAt TTCCTCACTAGCCGGCCAACTAGCCCATTCTTGAAGCCGGTTGCCACCCCTGCTTCTCAAGAGACACCTAGTGTTATATCTATTCTGGAAGAGAAGGCAGCAAACGGAATTTAA
- a CDS encoding histidine phosphatase superfamily (branch 2) domain-containing protein: MHSNTLTSTLLLALLAEASSARSLNTVIEASSVAGAVASDAYPPTSTHVNTKLFPPESKVGYPGPTPTGQEPAAIETAPIYPYNHGPSDSFPLVAAQPWGASKFDRKIDITKYWGNLSPWYSVSSADYGLPDASPLIPDGCNIVQLHLLYRHGARYPTSGAAPATFAQKVHNATQAKGFNVTGELSFLSDWTYKLGAELLTPFGRSQNFNLGVAYRQLYGHLLNNFTATNTIPVFRTESQDRMVKTAENFAAGFFGVPEYLDQVNIEILVESPGLNNSGAPYEVCNNSNIASRGSIGSTVATEFALNAFNSTIARLQSQIFGLNLTSTDAIAMLQLCSYETHALGYSAFCNLFTEEDFLNYEYYYDLSFYYNNGPGSPVAAAQGKGYLQEFVARFTHSFPAADSALNLTYDDNKTYFPLNQSIYADATHEVVVLDTLTAFNLTALFQGPPLSLSGNQKRNSFVASKIVPFATHFTTQILECPAQKPTRQIRFLVNDAVVPISDSYHGCPKNADGLCSFDHVVSILQKRIDEIDFDYDCFANYTAKAGVDYNGRAPRK, encoded by the exons ATGCATTCCAACACGCTCACTTCAACGCTTCTACTTGCACTGCTCGCCGAGGCTAGCTCTGCAAGAAGTCTAAACACAGTCATTGAGGCTTCGTCCGTTGCCGGCGCCGTTGCTTCAGATGCTTACCCCCCTACTAGTA CACACGTCAACACGAAATTATTCCCGCCAGAGTCCAAAGTAGGATATCCGGGCCCCACGCCCACGGGACAGGAGCCCGCTGCCATTGAAACTGCTCCCATCTATCCTTATAACCATGGGCCTTCAGACAGTTTCCCGCTTGTTGCAGCACAGCCTTGGGGAGCGAGCAAATTCGACAGGAAAATCGATATCACAAAGTATTGGGGCAATCTTTCTCCTTGGTATTCCGTTTCCTCTGCGGATTACGGCCTTCCTGATGCGAGTCCCCTGATCCCCGATGGCTGCAACATtgtccagcttcatctcctttaCCGTCACGGCGCCCGATATCCCACCAGCGGCGCCGCTCCAGCTACCTTTGCCCAAAAAGTCCACAACGCGACTCAAGCAAAGGGATTCAATGTCACGGGAGAGCTGTCATTCCTCTCCGACTGGACTTATAAGCTCGGTGCAGAGCTGCTGACTCCCTTTGGCCGCAGCCAAAACTTCAATCTAGGAGTAGCCTATCGTCAGTTGTACGGCCACCTTCTGAACAACTTCACCGCCACCAACACGATTCCCGTCTTCCGCACTGAGTCCCAGGACCGCATGGTCAAGACTGCTGAGAACTTTGCTGCTGGGTTCTTTGGAGTGCCCGAGTACTTGGACCAAGTCAACATTGAGATTCTCGTCGAGTCCCCCGGCCTGAACAACTCGGGTGCTCCATATGAAGTGTGCAACAACTCCAACATCGCAAGCCGCGGAAGTATTGGATCTACAGTGGCAACTGAATTTGCTTTAAATGCCTTTAACAGCACCATTGCTCGATTGCAGTCTCAA ATCTTTGGCCTGAACCTGACTTCTActgatgccattgccatgctTCAGTTGTGCTCTTACGAAACTCATGCCCTAGGTTACTCGGCCTTCTGTAACCTATTCACTGAAGAAGACTTCCTAAACTATGAATACTATTATGATCTA TCCTTCTACTATAACAATGGCCCTGGTTCTCCAGTTGCCGCCGCCCAAGGCAAAGGCTACCTCCAGGAATTCGTCGCTCGCTTCACGCACTCATTCCCTGCTGCTGACTCTGCCTTGAACCTTACTTACGACGACAACAAGACATATTTCCCATTGAACCAGTCCATCTATGCCGATGCGACCCATGAGGTCGTCGTTCTCGACACTCTCACTGCGTTCAATCTGACTGCACTGTTCCAGGGCCCGCCATTGAGTCTATCCGGCAATCAGAAGCGAAATTCTTTCGTTGCCAGCAAAATTGTGCCCTTTGCCACTCACTTCACCACCCAGATTTTGGAATGCCCCGCGCAAAAGCCTACTCGACAGATTCGTTTCTTGGT TAATGATGCCGTTGTTCCCATCTCAGATTCGTATCATGGATGCCCAAAGAATGCCGATGGACTTTGCTCCTTCGACCACGTCGTATCAATCCTCCAGAAGCGGATTGACGAGATTGACTTTGACTATGACTGCTTCGCCAACTACACGGCAAAGGCGGGAGTGGACTACAACGGCCGGGCTCCAAGAAAGTGA
- a CDS encoding inosine-uridine preferring nucleoside hydrolase domain-containing protein produces MRFILFVALAIEGVINLAHATEHAKKGGQPIIIDTDLFSDVDDVGALTIANVLHSCGLADLRGIVINTPSQYGPLAASSLSTYFGNDVPIAAFRPITNDTFFDSYYYLYGEYASKLAYNWPRNIKTADSTPTPVELYRTILSSADDGSIHIISIGFLTNIADLLRSKADHISHLSGSQLISAKVSELVVMGGQYPSGWEYNFGGEDPESTAYVVQHWPKNVSVTYSGGELGGDIFSGQHLTQRCPPDSPVLSAYQWYVGRGSTIRSSWDPITTLYGILGLEWFSKLGVRPMLAYANDFGYNTITAANGSNAWVNDTTVTNQHWLRLAKGVTNYSMAGLLDEFYAHDPSLRSCFRYGVLSETFDTAL; encoded by the exons ATGCGTTTCATCCTTTTCGTGGCTTTGGCCATTGAGGGCGTCATAAATTTGGCGCACGCTACAGAGCATGCGAAGAAAGGAGGCCAACCCATTATTATCGATACGGATCTATTCAGTGACGTCGACGACGTCGGCGCGTTGACAATTGCCAATGTTCTACACAGCTGTGGCTTGGCGGATCTGCGAGGGATTGTGATCAATACGCCATCTCAATATGGACCATTGGCGGCAAGT TCCCTTTCTACTTATTTCGGCAACGATGTCCCCATCGCTGCCTTTCGACCGATTACGAACGACACATTCTTCGACAGCTACTACTATTT ATATGGCGAGTATGCCAGCAAATTGGCATATAATTGGCCTCGCAATATTAAAACAGCGGATTCAACTCCGACCCCAGTAGAGCTCTACCGTACTATTTTGAGTTCTGCTGATGACGGAAGCATCCATATCATTTCCATCGGCTTTCTCACCAACATAGCCGATCTTCTCCGATCTAAGGCAGATCATATAAGCCACTTATCTGGCTCGCAGCTTATTTCCGCCAAAGTGAGCGAGTTGGTCGTGATGGGTGGACAATACCCTTCTGGCTGGGAGTATAACTTTGGTGGTGAAGACCCAGAAAGTACCGCATATGTTGTTCAGCACTGGCCAAAGAATGTCAGTGTCACTTACTCAGGCGGTGAACTGGGCGGTGACATCTTCTCAGGGCAACACCTTACACAGCGCTGCCCTCCTGATTCTCCAGTCTTGAGCGCGTACCAATGGTACGTGGGCCGGGGCTCTACGATTCGTTCGTCGTGGGATCCGATTACGACGCTGTATGGAATTTTGGGCCTTGAATGGTTTTCGAAATTAGGTGTTCGCCCTATGCTTGCGTATGCAAACGACTTTGGGTATAACACTATTACTGCGGCGAACGGATCGAATGCGTGGGTAAATGATACGACGGTAACTAATCAGCATTGGTTACGGCTAGCTAAGGGCGTGACGAATTATAGCATGGCAGGGCTACTTGATGAATTCTACGCGCATGACCCATCCCTTCGAAGTTGCTTTCGGTATGGGGTACTCTCAGAGACTTTTGACACAGCATTGTAG
- a CDS encoding sugar transporter domain-containing protein — MGVLEKFKIPKPNDEAGASWPAIAMGFFVAFGGVLYGYDTGTISGIMAMPYWKDLFSTGYRNASGDLDITTSQESAIVSILSAGTFFGALASPLLSDSFGRRPALMISTWVFNLGVVLQTIATAIPMFLAGRFFAGFGVGLISALIPLYQSETAPKWIRGAIVGAYQLAITIGLLLSAIVNNATSNRPDSGSYRIPIAVQFAWSLILFFGMLFLPETPRYLVRSGKLDKATAALSRIRRLANDHPAVVAELSEIRANLEYENGLSKATYLDCFRPPILKRQFTGMALQALQQLTGINFIFYYGTRYFQNSGVSSGFTISMITSAINVASTIPGLLAIDRWGRRPLLLTGAIGMCVTQLIVAICGAVSTGQRDNGDIFVKNLAGQQTAVAFVCIFIFFFASTWGPLAWVVTGEIFPLNTRAKSLSMTTATNWLLNWAIAYSTPYLVNYGEGFANLQSKIFFVWFGACFLCIAHVWFFIYETKGLSLEQVDQLYSEVSNARKSTTWVPSETWEQHQHAAVASDGTTITPKEESAAKGLDTAHVEEKDRNATVGEEMS, encoded by the exons ATGGGCGTGCTTGAGAAATTCAAGATACCCAAACCCAACGATGAAGCCGGCGCCTCATGGCCCGCCATCGCAATGGGCTTCTTCGTCGCCTTTGGTGGTGTCCTCTACGG ATACGATACCGGTACCATcagcggcatcatggccatgcccTACTGGAAAGACCTCTTCAGCACCGGCTACCGCAACGCCAGCGGTGATCTTGACATCACAACCTCGCAAGAGTCGGCCATCGTGTCCATCCTCTCAGCAGGCACCTTCTTCGGCGCCCTTGCCTCACCTCTGCTGTCTGATTCCTTTGGTCGTCGTCCTGCCTTGATGATCTCGACCTGGGTCTTCAACCTGGGTGTCGTGTTGCAAACGATTGCCACTGCCATCCCCATGTTCCTCGCCGGTCGATTCTTTGCTGGCTTTGGTGTCGGTTTAATCTCTGCTCTGA TCCCCCTCTACCAGTCCGAAACAGCCCCCAAATGGATCCGCGGCGCCATCGTCGGCGCCTACCAACTCGCCATCACAatcggcctcctcctctccgccaTCGTCAACAACGCAACCTCCAACCGCCCCGACTCCGGCAGCTACCGCATCCCCATCGCCGTCCAGTTCGCCTGGtccctcatcctcttcttcggcatgCTCTTCCTGCCCGAGACCCCCCGCTACCTCGTCCGCTCCGGcaagctcgacaaggccACCGCCGCCCTCTCCCGCATCCGCCGCCTGGCCAACGACCACCCCGCCGTCGTCGCCGAGCTCAGCGAGATCAGGGCCAACCTCGAGTATGAAAACGGCCTCAGCAAGGCTACCTACCTCGACTGCTTCCGCCCGCCCATCCTCAAGCGTCAGTTCACCGGCATGGCCCTACAGgccttgcagcagctgacaggcatcaacttcatcttctactACGGCACACGCTACTTCCAGAACTCAGGCGTCTCCAGCGGCTTCACAATTTCCATGATCACCTCCGCCATCAACGTCGCCTCCACCATCCCCGGCCTCCTCGCCATCGACCGCTGGGGCCGCCGCCCCTTACTCCTCACGGGAGCCATCGGCATGTGTGTCACCCAGCTCATCGTCGCAATCTGCGGCGCCGTGTCCACCGGCCAGCGCGACAACGGCGACATCTTCGTCAAGAACCTCGCCGGCCAGCAGACCGCCGTCGCCTTCgtctgcatcttcatcttcttcttcgcctccaccTGGGGCCCCCTCGCCTGGGTCGTCACCGGCGAGATCTTCCCCCTCAACACCCGCGCAAAGTCCCTCAGCATGACCACCGCCACCAACTGGCTGCTCAACTGGGCCATCGCCTACTCAACCCCTTATCTCGTCAACTACGGCGAGGGCTTCGCCAACCTGCAGTCCAagatcttcttcgtctggtTCGGCGCCTGCTTCCTCTGCATCGCCCACGTCTGGTTCTTCATCTACGAGACCAAGGGGCTCAGCTTGGAGCAGGTTGACCAGCTCTACAGCGAGGTTTCGAATGCTCGCAAGTCTACTACCTGGGTGCCTTCCGAGACATGggagcagcaccagcatgCCGCCGTGGCCTCTGATGGTACAACTATAACACCAAAGGAGGAGTCTGCTGCAAAGGGCCTCGACACGGCCCATGTTGAAGAGAAGGATAGAAACGCCACAGTCGGAGAGGAGATGTCATAA
- a CDS encoding calpain family cysteine protease domain-containing protein, whose product MSFVNSDSDNNSFGSRNSIRTRRSRSGRRIYPRGNDDYMMPQDPIPFRPRKLVKHQTPQEAIDEFWAKFTTKAPGKATTVIPQNPYTAKVARKNAKATSSSTTTQASYETAAAMCRAKVEKIVQECRRVNKRYRDPHFDLEADLKLCRRDCLESLSNFEPLDNPGKDFRPGSAKRVVEIFDKPQFYIEGPTANDVRQGRDGDCWLMSALCTLSNKKGLIEKLCVAHDQDVGVYGFVFYRDGEWISEIVDDFLYLTKSDYDEKHWERVLFDELERVNPEEAYRKVYQSNSSALYFAQCQHPQETWLPLLEKCYAKAHGDYAAIEGGYGGEGIEDLTGGVTSEIFTTDILDKEYFWKEELLKVNQDFLFGCSTGVWGINWGERKGILELHSYSIQKAVDIDGKRLLRLKNPWGKGEWKGPWSDGSKEWTPEWLEKLDHRFGDDGDFWIAYEDLLQKYQAFERTRLFDETWQVSQIWTTVNVPWMLDYHDTHFSLRITKPGPVVIVLAQLDDRYFRGLHGQYKFELAFRVHKAGHEDYLVRSQAPYRMRRSVNVELDLEAGEYDIRVKIDAARLDRILPIETVIRNNAKKRREKLTRIGLAYDLAHSKGKIVESPEEKAAREAHEKRVKDKEQRDIKEKILERRRDDHHLNIKQLSRIQRREKKRKEKQKAKDTERRLRIKKGDEETDKPDEDGSEQRDQPDENHTVPSSLNGAGASKAKRRSPRSIPPADRFGRSASQGDAPPSSSYYESESDGGLISIESLSELSDHEMDLQVKAFMNNQLHKPVIVTPPSLRFEDELDEFERDPWNAVVVIGLRVYHKVDEEDKTKEVITLKVVRPNPYADSDEDDTAATEEDTKEGQDSKSKGLDVDDSAKDATLEGGVKDRKKSIVGNGEMQ is encoded by the exons ATGTCGTTTGTCAACAGTGACAGCGACAACAACAGCTTTGGATCGCGCAACAGCATCCGCACCAGGCGGTCGCGCTCTGGACGCCGCATCTATCCGAGAGGAAACGATGACTATATGATGCCTCAAGATCCTATTCCGTTTCGCCCACGGAAGCTGGTGAAGCACCAGACGCCGCAAGAGGCGATTGATGAGTTTTGGGCAAAGTTTACGACAAAGGCGCCTGGCAAAG CGACAACTGTGATACCGCAGAATCCATACACTGCCAAAGTCGCTCGGAAGAATGCCAAGGCTACgtcctcatcaacaaccacgCAAGCATCTTACGAAACCGCTGCGGCTATGTGCCGGGCCAAGGTTGAAAAGATTGTCCAAGAGTGCCGGCGAGTCAACAAAAGGTACCGGGATCCGCACTTTGACCTCGAGGCCGACCTGAAGCTCTGTCGTCGTGACTGCCTGGAGTCGCTCTCCAACTTTGAGCCCCTCGACAACCCGGGAAAGGACTTTCGACCTGGGAGCGCCAAACGCGTCGTGGAGATATTTGACAAGCCGCAGTTTTACATCGAGGGCCCGACGGCTAATGACGTGAGGCAGGGGAGAGATGGGGATTGTTGGCTCATGTCGGCGTTGTGTACGCTGAGTAACAAGAAGGGGCTGATTGAGAAGCTGTGTGTGGCTCATGATCAGGATGTTGGTGTGTATGGGTTTGTGTTTTACAGGGATGGAGAGTGGATTTCCGAGATTGTGGATGATTTT CTCTATCTCACCAAGTCTGACTACGACGAGAAACACTGGGAGCGAGTTCTctttgacgagctggagCGCGTCAATCCGGAAGAAGCCTACCGCAAGGTGTACCAGTCCAACAGCAGCGCTCTGTATTTTGCTCAGTGTCAGCATCCTCAGGAGACTTGGCTGCCGCTTCTTGAAAAGTGTTACGCAAAAGCTCACGGAGATTATGCTGCCATCGAAGGCGGGTATGGTGGTGAAGGTATCGAGGATCTCACGGGCGGAGTAACTTCTGAGATTTTCACCACCGACATTTTAGACAAG GAGTACTTTTGgaaggaggagctgctcaaggtAAACCAAGATTTTCTCTTCGGCTGCAGCACGGGCGTCTGGGGAATAAATTGGGGTGAGCGAAAGGGAATCCTTGAGCTTCATTCCTACTCCATCCAGAAAGCTGTGGACATTGATGGCAAACGATTACTTCGACTTAAGAATCCATGGGGCAAAGGAGAATGGAAAGGACCTTGGA GTGACGGCTCCAAGGAATGGACTCCTGAGTggctcgagaagctggatcATCGATTTGGCGACGACGGAGACTTTTGGATCGCCTACGAGGATTTACTGCAGAAATATCAAGCCTTTGAGAGAACTCGCCTTTTCGATGAGACGTGGCAGGTATCTCAAATCTGGACCACTGTCAACGTTCCCTGGATGTTAGACTACCACGACACTCACTTTTCTTTACGCATCACCAAACCCGGTCCTGTCGTCATCGTACTGGCACAGCTAGATGATCGATATTTCCGTGGACTTCATGGCCAATACAAGTTTGAGCTGGCATTTCGCGTCCACAAGGCTGGCCATGAGGATTATCTCGTTCGCAGCCAGGCGCCGTATCGCATGAGACGCTCTGTCAATGTCGAACTCGACTTGGAGGCAGGCGAGTATGATATTCGTGTCAAGATTGACGCAGCTCGTCTCGACAGGATCTTGCCTATTGAGACAGTGATACGAAATAATGCCAAGAAAAGACGAGAGAAGCTGACCCGTATTGGTCTTGCTTACGACCTCGCACATAGCAAAGGCAAGATCGTGGAAAGTCCAGAAGAGAAGGCTGCAAGAGAAGCACATGAGAAGCGCGTCAAAGACAAGGAGCAGCGTGATATTAAAGAGAAAATTCTTGAACGTCGAAGAGATGACCACCATCTCAACATTAAACAGCTATCGAGGATCCAGAGACGcgaaaagaaacgaaaggaaaagcaaaaggcaaaggataCCGAGAGAAGGCTCAGAATCAAGAAAGGCGACGAGGAAACAGACAAACCTGACGAAGACGGCAGTGAGCAACGTGACCAGCCAGACGAGAACCATACAGTGCCATCTTCCCTTAACGGAGCAGGAGCatcaaaggcaaaaaggagGAGTCCAAGATCTATTCCACCGGCAGATAGATTTGGCCGGTCGGCTTCGCAGGGTGACGCACCACCAAGCTCTTCATACTACGAATCCGAGAGTGACGGTGGCCTTATAAGTATCGAATCACTCTCTGAACTTTCTGACCATGAGATGGACTTGCAAGTCAAAGCCTTTATGAACAACCAGTTGCACAAACCCGTCATTGTGACACCACCGTCTCTGAGGTTCGaggatgagcttgatgagtTTGAAAGAGACCCCTGGAACGCAGTTGTCGTGATTGGACTGCGAGTCTACCACAaggttgatgaggaagacaAAACCAAGGAAGTTATTACGCTAAAGGTGGTACGTCCTAACCCGTATGCTGACtccgatgaggatgataCAGCAGCTACGGAGGAAGATACCAAGGAAGGGCAGGACTCCAAGAGCAAAGGCTTGGATGTCGATGACAGTGCCAAGGATGCTACACTGGAGGGCGGAGTCAAGgataggaagaagagcattgTAGGAAATGGCGAGATGCAGTAG
- a CDS encoding zinc knuckle domain-containing protein — protein sequence MSSLSRRACYKCGNVGHYAEVCSSAERLCYNCKQPGHESNGCPLPRSTEAKQCYHCQGLGHVQADCPTLRLSGTATSGRCYNCGQPGHLARACPNPGNAGMGRGAPMGRGGFVGGYGRGGFANGPRPATCYKCGGPNHFARDCQAQAMKCYACGKLGHISRDCTAPNGGPLNTAGKTCYQCGEAGHISRDCPQKNNSTEINNEVVDLNNVPAPPVAPIAPVA from the exons atgtcttctctctctcgtcgtGCTTGCTACAAGTGTGGCAACGTTGGCCACTATGCCGAGGTTTGCTCCTCTGCCGAGCGTCTCTGCTACAACT GCAAGCAGCCAG GCCACGAGTCCAACGGCTGCCCCCTTCCTCGCTCTACTGAGGCGAAGCAGTGCTACCACTGCCAGGGACTTGGCCATGTCCAGGCCGACTGCCCTACTCTCCGCCTGAGCGGCACTGCCACCAGCGGCCGCTGCTACAACTGTGGCCAGCCCGGACACTTGGCT CGTGCTTGCCCCAACCCCGGTAATGCCGGTATGGGCCGTGGCGCTCCCATGGGCCGTGGCGGCTTCGTTGGCGGTTATGGCCGCGGAGGCTTCGCCAACGGCCCTCGCCCGGCTACTTGCTACAAGTGCGGTGGCCCCAACCACTTTGCTCGTGACTGCCAGGCTCAGGCCATGAAGTGCTATGCTTGTGGCAAACTTGGCCACATCTCCAGGGATTGCACTGCCCCCAACGGCGGTCCCCTGAACACCGCTGGCAAGACCTGCTACCAGTGCGGCGAGGCTGGCCACATCTCCCGCGACTGCCCTCAGAAGAACAACAGCACCGAGATCAACAACGAGGTTGTGGACCTCAACAACGTGCCCGCTCCCCCGGTCGCTCCCATTGCTCCCGTCGCCTAG
- a CDS encoding WD domain, g-beta repeat domain-containing protein, with protein sequence MSAEKRPADDDPSLSTSLVKRQNVNASEGALARLNASSSALVQAAPRTSGLQAPVMELTGHSGDIFTAKFDPTGNLIASGSMDRSIMLWRTYGDCENYGVLNGHKGAVLDLQWARDSEIVYSASADMHLASWDLTSGTRIRRYVGHEEIINTLDISKRGEEMLISGSDDSTIGIWDPRSKNAVDYIQTEFPVTAVAISQAGNEIYTGGIDNDIRVWDLRKKAVVYSLLGHTDTVTSLRVSPDSQSLLSYSMDTTVRTWDIRPFAPTERHIRTFDGATAGVDQNLARASWDSEGKKVAAASGDGTVVIWSVQTGKLLYKLPGHRGAVNCAEFAPGKEPILLSASSDRTMLLGELK encoded by the exons ATGTCAGCTGAAAAGCGCCCGGCGGACGACGATCCCAGCTTGTCCACGTCCCTGGTGAAGAGGCAAAATGTCAATGCCTCTGAGGGAGCGCTTGCTCGACTCAATGCATCAAGCAGTGCATTGGTACAAGCT GCACCCCGAACGAGCGGGCTCCAGGCCCCGGTGATGGAGCTGACGGGACACTCTGGGGATATCTTTACTGCCAAGTTTGATCCTACAGGCAACCTGATTGCTTCTGGATCAATGGACAGAAGCATAA TGCTCTGGAGGACTTATGGCGACTGCGAAAACTACGGCGTGCTAAACGGCCACAAGGGCGCTGTTCTCGACTTGCAATGGGCGCGAGACTCGGAGATTGTCTACTCTGCTTCGGCTGATATGCATCTTGCCAGTTGGGACCTCACCTCTGGAACGCGAATACGAAGATACGTCGGGCACGAAGAGATTATCAATACCTTGGATATTAGCAAGCGAGGCGAGGAGATGCTGATTAGCGGAAGCGACGATTCGACGATTGGAATTTGGGATCCAAGGTCAAAGAATGCGGTCGATTACATCCAAACCGAATTTCCAGTCACAGCTGTTGCGATATCCCAGGCCGGCAACGAGATCTACACGGGAGGCATCGACAACGACATTCGTGTCTGGGATTTGAGAAAGAAGGCAGTGGTGTACTCTTTACTAGGCCATACAGACACGGTCACGTCGCTGCGAGTATCACCCGACTCGCAATCTCTGCTGTCATATTCGATGGACACGACGGTGAGAACGTGGGATATTCGTCCATTTGCACCGACAGAGAGGCATATCCGAACGTTTGACGGAGCGACAGCCGGAGTGGATCAGAATCTGGCCCGTGCCAGCTGGGATTCAGAGGGCAAGAAGGTTGCGGCGGCTTCAGGCGACGGCACAGTGGTGATTTGGTCTGTCCAGACCGGAAAGCTGCTGTATAAGCTCCCAGGCCATAGGGGCGCGGTCAACTGCGCAGAATTTGCGCCTGGCAAGGAACCAATCC TGCTGTCCGCCTCCTCAGACCGTACCATGCTTCTCGGCGAGTTAAAGTGA